One Paraglaciecola mesophila genomic region harbors:
- a CDS encoding 4-phosphoerythronate dehydrogenase, with protein MKIYYEDSLPYAAEFFAELGDSQVFSHKDVNAELVADADVLLVRSTTKVNAELLDANKGIQYVGTATAGTNHLDKAYLQSRGLGIHSAAGCNAVAVAEYVLSALFVMAEKLDWQLTDKTVGIVGAGHVGTRLSEKLTALGIQYCLCDPPLADAGDSRDFVTMDTIMQCDIISLHVPLVEGGQHNTAHMFDASRIAQLREDQLLINACRGEVIDNKALLASFVAGRELNIVLDVWENEPDIDQLLVPYIALATAHIAGHTVEGKARGTEMLYQQVCKQFGFDATKQLSDYLPSPQPSCINLDETLDGQALLSALVLSVYDIRKDSALFKSTIAQPDQFRYIRKNYSIRREFAALSVNTGNYLGSEAIYALGFNRK; from the coding sequence GTGAAAATTTATTATGAAGACAGTCTACCTTACGCTGCTGAATTTTTTGCAGAGCTAGGTGATAGCCAGGTTTTTTCCCATAAAGATGTGAATGCCGAACTTGTCGCAGATGCCGATGTACTACTGGTCCGTTCAACCACTAAAGTTAACGCAGAGCTTCTTGACGCCAATAAAGGTATCCAATACGTAGGCACTGCAACCGCAGGCACTAACCATTTAGATAAGGCCTACTTGCAAAGTCGTGGCTTAGGGATTCATTCTGCAGCGGGATGCAATGCCGTTGCGGTTGCTGAATATGTACTGAGCGCTTTATTCGTGATGGCGGAGAAACTCGATTGGCAGTTAACCGATAAAACCGTCGGCATAGTTGGGGCAGGGCATGTGGGCACTCGCTTAAGCGAGAAATTAACCGCGCTTGGTATTCAGTATTGTCTATGCGATCCCCCACTAGCGGATGCAGGTGACAGTAGGGACTTCGTTACGATGGATACCATCATGCAGTGCGATATTATCAGTCTGCATGTTCCCCTTGTTGAAGGTGGTCAGCACAACACAGCACATATGTTTGACGCCTCTCGCATCGCTCAGTTGCGAGAGGATCAGCTTTTGATTAACGCTTGTCGAGGGGAAGTGATTGATAACAAAGCGTTATTAGCTAGTTTTGTAGCCGGCCGTGAACTGAATATCGTTTTAGATGTTTGGGAAAACGAGCCGGATATTGATCAATTGCTTGTGCCTTATATTGCATTAGCTACGGCGCACATCGCTGGGCATACCGTTGAAGGAAAAGCCCGTGGTACTGAAATGCTCTATCAACAAGTATGTAAGCAGTTTGGGTTTGATGCGACAAAGCAGCTTAGTGACTATTTACCGTCGCCACAGCCGAGCTGTATTAACCTCGATGAAACACTTGATGGGCAAGCTCTTCTAAGCGCCTTAGTGCTCAGTGTTTATGATATCCGTAAGGACTCAGCGCTATTTAAAAGCACGATTGCCCAGCCAGATCAGTTTAGATATATCCGAAAAAACTATTCTATTCGAAGAGAATTCGCTGCGCTTAGCGTAAATACTGGAAATTATCTTGGATCAGAGGCAATCTACGCACTCGGATTTAACCGTAAATAA
- a CDS encoding methylamine utilization protein, with the protein MIRFTLSLLLVMVSTVSHSSDIDIVVTDNQNTPLSNVVVFLLPKNAPVETTNGMAIMDQVNTQFYPHILAVQRNTQVSFPNSDSIQHHVYSFSAAKVFELELYKGLRANPLLFDKLGVVEMGCNVHDWMLGYIYVVDTPYFTKTDQSGLASLQVPNGEYILRVWHPRISDAPESFQLPVSVDEVMQVTMKVPSDLLPDVNAYENSGDEFGEYE; encoded by the coding sequence GTGATTAGATTCACCTTAAGTTTGTTACTGGTTATGGTAAGTACCGTTAGCCACAGCAGTGACATTGACATTGTCGTTACCGACAATCAGAACACACCCTTGTCAAATGTGGTGGTTTTTCTTCTTCCGAAAAATGCTCCCGTTGAGACGACCAATGGCATGGCAATCATGGATCAGGTTAACACTCAGTTTTATCCGCACATTCTTGCTGTTCAGCGAAATACCCAAGTGAGCTTTCCAAACTCTGACTCTATTCAGCATCATGTATACTCTTTCTCTGCAGCTAAAGTATTTGAGCTAGAGTTATATAAAGGATTACGCGCGAACCCTTTATTGTTTGATAAGTTAGGCGTAGTCGAAATGGGGTGTAACGTCCATGATTGGATGTTGGGTTATATATACGTAGTAGACACGCCTTATTTCACCAAAACAGACCAATCGGGTTTAGCCAGCTTGCAGGTTCCAAATGGGGAATATATCCTCAGAGTATGGCATCCTCGCATTAGTGATGCGCCAGAATCTTTTCAATTACCAGTGTCCGTTGATGAGGTAATGCAAGTGACGATGAAGGTGCCTTCTGACTTGCTACCTGACGTCAATGCTTATGAAAATAGCGGTGACGAATTCGGCGAATATGAGTAA
- a CDS encoding aspartate-semialdehyde dehydrogenase: MSRSFDVAVLGATGLVGQHMIEILEQRGFPVNKLYPLASSRSAGGTVTFKGEEVTVLDADTFDWSLVQLGFFSAGGSVSEKFAPIAAEAGCVVIDNTSHFRYEPDIPLVVPEVNAHALADFRNRNIIANPNCSTIQMMVALKPIHDAVGIDRINVSTYQSVSGGGKESMDELAKQTAALLNGQEAKPEAFSRQIAFNVIPQIDVFLDNDYTKEEMKMVWETQKILGDESIRVNATAVRVPVFYGHGEAIHIETRTPIDAQDAKNLLAQAPGIVLKSEPADFPTQVGDASGNDDVYVGRVRNDISHPNGLNMWVVSDNVRKGAATNSIQIAEVLIRDYM; encoded by the coding sequence ATGTCTCGGTCTTTTGATGTCGCCGTGTTGGGTGCTACTGGTTTAGTAGGACAACACATGATTGAAATTCTTGAACAAAGAGGATTTCCAGTCAATAAACTTTACCCATTGGCAAGTTCACGTTCTGCTGGTGGTACGGTGACGTTTAAGGGTGAAGAAGTAACTGTGTTAGACGCAGATACCTTTGATTGGAGCTTAGTACAGTTAGGCTTCTTCTCAGCCGGTGGCAGTGTGTCTGAAAAATTTGCCCCTATCGCTGCAGAAGCAGGTTGCGTCGTTATCGATAATACCTCGCACTTCCGTTATGAGCCCGATATCCCATTAGTGGTACCAGAAGTTAATGCCCACGCATTAGCTGATTTTCGTAATCGCAACATCATTGCAAACCCTAATTGCTCAACGATTCAGATGATGGTCGCCCTAAAGCCTATTCACGACGCTGTAGGTATCGATCGTATTAACGTGAGTACTTATCAGTCAGTTTCTGGCGGTGGCAAAGAGTCTATGGATGAGTTAGCTAAACAAACTGCTGCCTTGCTGAACGGTCAGGAAGCAAAACCTGAAGCATTTAGTCGTCAAATCGCGTTTAACGTCATTCCTCAAATCGATGTGTTTTTAGACAATGATTACACCAAAGAAGAAATGAAAATGGTGTGGGAAACTCAGAAAATTTTGGGTGACGAAAGTATTCGCGTTAATGCCACGGCTGTGCGAGTGCCCGTATTTTACGGTCACGGTGAAGCGATCCATATCGAAACACGCACGCCGATCGATGCGCAGGATGCGAAAAACCTATTGGCACAAGCTCCAGGGATTGTGTTGAAATCTGAACCTGCTGATTTCCCGACTCAAGTAGGTGATGCCAGCGGTAATGACGACGTGTATGTTGGCCGTGTACGTAATGATATCAGTCACCCTAATGGATTAAACATGTGGGTTGTTTCTGATAATGTACGTAAAGGCGCAGCAACAAACAGCATTCAAATTGCTGAGGTACTGATCCGCGATTACATGTAA
- a CDS encoding putative bifunctional diguanylate cyclase/phosphodiesterase produces the protein MSNTNTFFKTSLQMRMSFIFLLLLTIIVLVTLYFVQRATYQHSSIQLFSHMQTSVSVVRDNIEGRASALDNGMTTLAKDFSIKQLIATANDDRQSLKSAMFNYQNRLGADIFWVLADDFSPLVSTSDPLERSNEIVPSFTTPELHWFSFNHRYYLLRATPVRFVENSTQVNAWVVMGIDVEKLFTQNLVELTNMQMTLLSLKSNTLLGATPDTPFVNSLVLPDIEVSSGLHRISLSSTNTIYTTVEFGVWEHSPVYIVASTGEDDAYLSSESLIGQLFIILLSAATLGLLGATLLSREITKPLHQLIKAAHRMRAGEFVETFPSANTLEVESLSSAFDEMQQGIRDREEQIHHLAYYDELTNIPNRIQFSNHIRDILKQQPECQLTVLMLDVDRFKDINDTLGHDLGDELLIAIARRLSSYATESSFCARLGGDEYAVVSHQGAHDSPEEAAEQLIKLFEQPFKIENVVLDVDCSVGIALYPQHAQSLQGLMQCADIAMYSCKDQHNAFAVYTDALNKHSVVRLSLMSELKGALAEGQLELHYQPKLTIHSHKVETLECLIRWFHPEHGFVPPDDFIPLAEQTGSIRHVTQWALRTACQQVKKWQEQDMHFTVAVNISAIDLVDLSLPDSIASLLMEFDLLPSALTMEVTESAVMSDPQNALRALNLLRNMGITLSIDDFGTGYSSMAQLKKMPVDELKIDKAFVLDLATNQDDRVMVKTLVSLAQNLGLTTVAEGVEDLATLEFLTEIGCTKAQGYYMTKALRSDELVTWYQNFTRNGLTS, from the coding sequence ATGAGTAATACAAATACGTTTTTCAAGACATCACTGCAAATGCGGATGTCTTTCATTTTTCTTTTGCTACTCACCATTATTGTTCTGGTGACATTATACTTTGTTCAGCGTGCAACCTATCAACACTCCAGTATTCAATTATTCAGTCACATGCAAACCTCTGTTAGCGTGGTTAGAGATAATATTGAAGGAAGAGCAAGTGCACTGGATAACGGCATGACTACGTTAGCCAAAGATTTTAGTATCAAGCAGCTGATTGCAACTGCGAATGATGATCGACAATCATTAAAATCAGCCATGTTTAACTACCAGAACCGCTTAGGCGCGGATATTTTTTGGGTATTGGCAGATGATTTTTCACCTCTCGTCAGTACATCAGACCCACTTGAACGTAGCAATGAAATAGTTCCTTCTTTTACAACGCCTGAGCTCCATTGGTTCTCATTTAACCATCGTTATTATCTTTTGCGCGCCACCCCGGTGCGCTTCGTTGAAAACTCTACTCAAGTCAATGCTTGGGTGGTGATGGGAATAGATGTAGAGAAGTTATTCACGCAAAACTTGGTGGAATTAACCAATATGCAAATGACTTTGCTCAGTCTCAAGAGTAATACGCTGCTAGGAGCAACACCAGACACTCCATTTGTGAATTCTCTTGTGCTACCTGATATTGAAGTGTCATCCGGGTTGCACCGTATCTCTTTATCATCTACTAATACGATTTATACTACGGTTGAATTTGGGGTGTGGGAACATAGCCCCGTGTATATTGTGGCTTCTACAGGCGAAGATGATGCGTATCTTTCTAGTGAGAGTCTTATCGGCCAGTTATTTATTATTTTGTTATCAGCGGCGACACTTGGCTTGTTAGGAGCGACATTATTATCCAGAGAGATTACCAAACCGTTACATCAATTAATTAAGGCTGCGCACAGAATGCGAGCAGGCGAGTTTGTTGAAACCTTTCCAAGTGCGAACACGTTAGAAGTAGAGAGTTTATCCAGTGCATTTGACGAGATGCAGCAGGGTATCCGCGATCGAGAAGAGCAAATTCATCACCTTGCTTACTATGATGAGCTAACCAATATTCCTAACCGGATACAGTTTTCCAATCATATAAGGGACATACTTAAGCAACAACCAGAATGTCAGCTAACAGTGCTGATGTTGGACGTGGATCGATTTAAAGACATAAATGATACCCTTGGTCACGACCTAGGTGACGAACTATTGATTGCAATTGCGAGGCGTTTGAGCAGCTATGCCACCGAAAGCAGCTTTTGTGCTCGCTTGGGGGGAGACGAGTATGCGGTAGTGAGTCATCAAGGGGCGCATGACAGTCCCGAAGAAGCAGCCGAACAATTAATCAAATTGTTTGAGCAACCTTTTAAGATTGAAAATGTCGTGCTGGACGTTGATTGTTCCGTTGGTATTGCTTTATATCCGCAGCATGCTCAATCGTTGCAGGGCCTGATGCAGTGTGCGGATATTGCCATGTACAGTTGCAAAGACCAGCATAATGCATTCGCTGTATACACGGATGCACTAAATAAGCACTCTGTTGTGCGCCTTAGTCTTATGTCTGAGCTTAAAGGGGCGTTGGCCGAAGGCCAGCTAGAGCTGCATTATCAGCCTAAGTTAACAATACACAGCCATAAGGTTGAAACGTTAGAATGCTTAATACGCTGGTTTCACCCTGAGCATGGTTTTGTTCCCCCTGACGACTTTATCCCCTTGGCTGAGCAAACGGGTTCCATTCGACATGTTACCCAATGGGCTTTGAGAACAGCGTGCCAGCAGGTTAAAAAATGGCAAGAGCAAGATATGCATTTTACCGTTGCGGTGAACATTTCAGCCATTGACCTGGTTGATTTATCCCTTCCAGATAGCATTGCGTCATTGTTAATGGAGTTTGATTTACTTCCTAGTGCACTGACCATGGAAGTGACGGAAAGCGCCGTTATGAGCGATCCTCAGAATGCGCTGCGCGCACTGAATTTGCTGCGCAATATGGGCATTACCCTTTCTATTGATGACTTTGGTACAGGCTACTCATCCATGGCGCAATTGAAGAAAATGCCCGTCGATGAACTTAAGATTGATAAGGCGTTTGTGCTTGATTTAGCCACCAATCAAGATGACCGAGTGATGGTAAAAACATTAGTCAGTTTGGCGCAAAATTTAGGGCTTACTACAGTTGCAGAGGGGGTTGAAGATCTTGCCACTTTGGAATTTTTAACCGAGATAGGGTGTACCAAGGCGCAAGGTTACTATATGACCAAGGCGCTGAGGTCTGATGAACTGGTCACTTGGTATCAAAACTTCACTCGCAATGGTTTAACGTCGTGA
- a CDS encoding FimV/HubP family polar landmark protein: MNLRTLALLFVASLTLTFSIGLAAADFQQIRIKGPKSSDSEFSGQTYGPITSSDTLWRIASEARQNTSHSIYQVMLATYELNPDAFERDNINLMRDGAILRLPASKYVNRVNEAQAIAKVRYDNQLLNLGGEVSGSSAGVSSNKTLASKDDLDETKDIIEKRLGAIDEEQNRQFQQIRQQFAESILSVQSILNENQRVFESLDSVNKDLAEIRSQEALRDEQIVQMGKSIDELLAKSRDAEAKALAEQQKGGFTDWLMKPLTLIISSILVSLLILGGFAYWLIKRKKPQEMDLDLLATKDEPADTYVASEMDDLSDALSEELSSELDDENLFGDQSVADDVLAEELKESFDEKDDLQDKEEFDDLGDDMLVPDSELNPTEDFEAGSDELDQDDLDNLFEDEDDLLAEIDDEMDNISLSDEEEQDNSDDAQADAPEQDVATSTKIEEPVSDEQDTLSDLDDLDEPGDLGAESEAIIDEGPEDEFAADVDDVESEMESSVDVTQDTSSEINEISPVDDVDEQPEINIDDLLVEPKPELPESSEVNADDPINEDMLEQLDKEIASQSEELDNITSNLIDELEQVEMMQDMLPEGEEAVDPEFTGTPQRDIQQLDKITEGLGDIFADADIDAESPNSDLDESTLDAVAPLSEAFEEPSAEQEPSADEESLADEESLADEESLAGEEPSADEEPSADEAPSAFEAPSVEQAPSADEEPSAEQAPSADEEPSADKEPSADEESLAGEESLAGEESLAGEESLAGEESLAGEESLAGEESLAGEESLAGEEPSADKEPSAEQAPSADEAPSAGEAPSADEEPSADEAPSADEESSADEAPSANEAPSANEAPSANEAPSANEAPSANEAPSADEELSANEAPSANEAPSADEAPSANEAPSANEAPSADEEPSAEQAPSANEAPSADEAPSADEASQENHEPLSEQTFATEHGDELQQEQASDMQDETKLELSDIDELDFDEHDTDNHSEGVSAFESDSVESNAEEHNGALSETNPVTSTSPVDDTDLTIHATEIDATDVLSDEQHTSTEQDSLDDQELAPEKSEHNENDEPSEQDALEQALADFDTDELESNDASAKPVSEPLTDTELGDIDALADFDDDELESALENFVLDDEQSHYDEASTDDRLPSSGVEQNHELDEFPELEDWLNEVDEDDTDSIEELESASFDDMLQSLDNDLNDSLESDSSEEQTPGNINQAGQNINSAVDIATLLEEEAPEEDERDFVDVDDLLNDSITADPLPEKALDLESIMGEFSTAKDDSDHIDVDSDDGFGAKLDLAHAYIEIGETESATELLEDIIEYGHPPQSEEAKRVLASLKGEE; encoded by the coding sequence ATGAATTTGCGAACGCTAGCCCTGTTATTTGTAGCGAGCCTCACATTAACTTTCTCTATTGGCCTTGCAGCAGCCGATTTTCAACAAATCCGTATCAAAGGGCCTAAAAGTAGCGATTCGGAATTCTCTGGCCAAACCTATGGCCCGATAACCTCCTCTGACACACTTTGGCGCATCGCCAGCGAAGCAAGGCAAAACACGAGCCATTCTATTTATCAGGTAATGCTTGCCACGTATGAGCTGAACCCAGACGCTTTTGAACGCGATAACATAAATTTGATGAGAGACGGCGCTATCTTGCGCCTGCCCGCTTCTAAGTATGTCAACAGAGTGAATGAAGCTCAGGCGATTGCGAAAGTTCGTTATGATAATCAATTACTCAATTTAGGTGGTGAAGTTTCAGGCTCCAGTGCTGGCGTTAGCTCAAATAAAACCTTGGCCAGCAAAGACGACCTAGATGAAACGAAAGACATTATTGAGAAACGTCTAGGCGCCATTGATGAGGAACAAAACCGTCAATTTCAACAAATCCGGCAACAGTTTGCCGAGTCCATCCTCAGTGTTCAAAGTATTCTTAATGAAAATCAACGGGTGTTTGAAAGCCTCGACTCGGTAAATAAAGACTTAGCTGAGATACGCAGTCAAGAAGCGCTGAGAGATGAGCAAATTGTGCAGATGGGTAAAAGCATTGATGAGTTACTTGCGAAGTCTCGTGACGCCGAGGCAAAGGCGTTGGCGGAACAGCAAAAAGGTGGTTTTACCGACTGGTTGATGAAGCCCCTTACGCTAATCATATCTTCTATCTTGGTGTCTCTTTTAATCTTAGGTGGTTTTGCATATTGGTTAATTAAGCGCAAAAAGCCGCAAGAGATGGATCTAGATTTACTGGCGACGAAAGACGAACCCGCTGATACCTATGTTGCCAGTGAAATGGACGACCTATCTGATGCATTAAGCGAAGAATTAAGCTCAGAGTTAGATGATGAAAACTTGTTCGGTGATCAGAGCGTTGCGGATGACGTATTGGCAGAGGAACTAAAAGAGTCATTTGACGAGAAGGATGACCTGCAGGACAAGGAAGAGTTTGATGATCTTGGCGACGATATGTTGGTGCCAGATAGCGAACTCAACCCAACAGAAGACTTTGAAGCCGGAAGCGATGAACTTGATCAAGACGATCTAGACAACTTATTCGAAGATGAAGATGACTTGTTGGCAGAGATCGATGATGAGATGGACAACATCAGCTTGTCAGACGAGGAAGAACAGGACAATAGCGACGACGCTCAAGCTGACGCACCCGAACAGGATGTAGCAACAAGTACGAAAATAGAAGAGCCTGTTTCCGATGAACAAGATACGCTTTCAGATCTAGACGATTTAGACGAGCCGGGCGATTTAGGCGCTGAAAGCGAAGCAATTATAGATGAAGGGCCTGAAGACGAGTTTGCTGCTGATGTAGATGATGTTGAAAGTGAAATGGAATCTTCTGTTGACGTTACTCAAGATACCTCAAGCGAGATTAACGAAATTTCTCCTGTTGACGATGTTGATGAGCAGCCAGAAATTAATATTGATGATTTACTGGTTGAACCGAAACCTGAGCTTCCAGAGTCGTCTGAAGTAAATGCTGATGATCCTATTAATGAGGATATGTTAGAGCAGCTTGATAAAGAAATAGCATCGCAAAGTGAAGAGCTAGATAACATTACTAGCAATCTGATTGACGAGCTTGAACAAGTTGAAATGATGCAGGATATGCTGCCAGAGGGCGAAGAGGCAGTTGACCCCGAGTTTACCGGCACACCACAGCGTGATATTCAGCAGTTAGATAAAATTACTGAAGGTTTAGGTGACATTTTTGCTGACGCTGACATTGATGCTGAAAGCCCTAATTCTGATCTAGACGAGTCTACTTTGGACGCAGTCGCACCTTTATCAGAAGCGTTTGAAGAGCCTTCAGCAGAACAAGAGCCTTCAGCGGATGAAGAGTCCTTAGCGGATGAAGAGTCCTTAGCGGATGAAGAGTCCTTAGCGGGTGAAGAGCCCTCAGCGGATGAAGAGCCCTCAGCGGATGAAGCGCCCTCAGCGTTTGAAGCGCCCTCAGTAGAACAAGCGCCCTCAGCGGATGAAGAGCCTTCAGCAGAACAAGCACCCTCAGCGGACGAAGAGCCCTCAGCGGATAAAGAGCCTTCAGCGGATGAAGAGTCCTTAGCGGGTGAAGAGTCCTTAGCGGGTGAAGAGTCCTTAGCGGGTGAAGAGTCCTTAGCGGGTGAAGAGTCCTTAGCGGGTGAAGAGTCCTTAGCGGGTGAAGAGTCCTTAGCGGGTGAAGAGTCCTTAGCGGGTGAAGAGCCTTCAGCGGATAAAGAGCCTTCAGCAGAACAAGCGCCCTCAGCGGATGAAGCGCCCTCAGCGGGTGAAGCGCCCTCAGCGGACGAAGAGCCCTCAGCGGACGAAGCGCCCTCAGCGGACGAAGAGTCCTCAGCGGACGAAGCGCCCTCAGCGAATGAAGCGCCCTCAGCGAATGAAGCGCCCTCAGCGAATGAAGCGCCCTCAGCGAATGAAGCGCCCTCAGCGAATGAAGCGCCCTCAGCGGACGAAGAGCTCTCAGCGAATGAAGCGCCCTCAGCGAATGAAGCGCCCTCAGCGGACGAAGCGCCCTCAGCGAATGAAGCGCCCTCAGCGAATGAAGCGCCCTCAGCGGATGAAGAGCCTTCAGCAGAACAAGCGCCCTCAGCGAATGAAGCGCCCTCAGCGGACGAAGCGCCCTCAGCGGATGAAGCATCTCAAGAAAATCATGAACCTCTATCAGAGCAAACGTTTGCAACGGAGCATGGTGATGAGTTACAGCAAGAGCAAGCGTCTGATATGCAAGACGAAACTAAACTTGAGCTTAGCGATATTGATGAGCTTGATTTTGACGAGCATGACACTGACAACCATAGTGAAGGCGTATCAGCATTTGAGAGTGATAGCGTTGAGAGCAATGCTGAAGAGCATAATGGAGCATTGTCGGAAACAAATCCTGTCACATCAACCTCACCAGTAGACGACACAGATCTCACAATCCATGCTACAGAGATTGATGCCACTGATGTTCTTAGTGATGAACAGCATACCTCTACTGAACAAGATTCACTTGATGATCAGGAGTTAGCCCCTGAGAAAAGTGAACATAATGAAAATGACGAGCCTAGTGAGCAAGACGCGTTAGAGCAAGCACTAGCCGATTTTGACACTGACGAACTCGAATCAAATGATGCCTCTGCCAAGCCAGTTTCTGAACCATTAACTGATACGGAGCTAGGCGACATCGATGCATTGGCAGATTTTGATGACGATGAACTAGAATCTGCGCTAGAGAATTTTGTTTTAGATGATGAGCAGAGTCACTACGACGAAGCTTCAACAGATGATAGGTTACCTTCTTCAGGTGTTGAGCAAAACCATGAGTTGGATGAATTCCCCGAACTCGAAGATTGGTTAAATGAAGTCGACGAAGATGACACAGACTCCATAGAAGAGCTCGAATCAGCTTCATTTGATGACATGTTGCAAAGTTTAGATAATGATTTGAACGACTCTTTGGAGTCTGATTCATCAGAAGAGCAAACACCAGGCAATATTAACCAAGCAGGTCAGAATATTAATAGTGCGGTGGATATTGCCACTTTACTTGAAGAAGAAGCGCCCGAGGAAGATGAGCGCGACTTTGTTGACGTGGATGATCTACTAAATGACAGCATCACGGCAGATCCCTTACCCGAAAAGGCACTTGATTTAGAGTCAATCATGGGCGAATTCTCCACTGCTAAAGATGATTCGGATCACATTGATGTAGACAGTGACGATGGGTTTGGTGCTAAGCTGGACTTAGCTCATGCCTATATAGAAATTGGAGAGACTGAGTCTGCTACTGAGTTGTTAGAAGATATTATTGAATATGGACATCCGCCACAATCTGAAGAAGCGAAGCGTGTCCTTGCCAGCTTAAAAGGGGAAGAATAA